In one window of Desulforhabdus amnigena DNA:
- the ortB gene encoding 2-amino-4-oxopentanoate thiolase subunit OrtB → MNPRDSYESIMAQRTEIMRSSVGIDYARYITGPLSFDYERLLADTGYDLQTIRSIQSETGVGNTPMVELRNLTGLARAVSKPGMGARIFLKDEAANPSGSFKDRRASLSAHEAKKRGYRGIAAATSGNYGAAVASQAAKAGLRCIIVQEAFDSKGVAQPEIAEKTRACEAYGAEVVRLSVGPELFYVFLAVLKETGYFNASLYTPYSILGIETLGYELALQIQTGEGRFPDVVVATHAGGGNVTGTARGLLKAGAAETRVVAASVDLSGLHMASDRDFNRKSFTTGHTGFSIPFSTWPDRADVPRNAARALRYMDRFVTVTQGEVFYITQVLAEIEGLERGPAGNTSLAAAFAMARRMERDQIIVVQETEYTGAGKHPSAQLNLAKQMGIEVVRGDPGASKPGKSIVIPEHPAQIEAVDVDLDRLRRSYLRNALHSLGEKRFPTETDVRFLAADTKSTQDYVREVIHEHYGKSG, encoded by the coding sequence TCAGCGCACAGAAATCATGCGCTCTTCCGTCGGCATCGATTACGCTCGATACATCACTGGCCCCCTTTCCTTCGATTACGAAAGGCTGCTCGCCGACACCGGTTATGACCTTCAAACGATCCGTTCCATCCAGAGCGAGACCGGAGTGGGCAACACCCCCATGGTCGAACTCAGGAATCTCACCGGGCTTGCCCGCGCCGTTTCCAAGCCGGGAATGGGAGCGCGCATCTTTTTAAAGGACGAAGCAGCCAACCCTTCGGGGTCGTTCAAGGACCGCAGGGCCTCCCTTTCAGCTCATGAAGCGAAAAAGCGCGGCTACAGAGGAATTGCCGCGGCGACGAGCGGCAACTACGGTGCGGCGGTGGCTTCACAGGCGGCGAAAGCGGGCCTTCGATGCATCATCGTGCAGGAAGCCTTTGACAGCAAAGGGGTCGCGCAGCCGGAAATCGCTGAAAAAACGAGGGCCTGCGAAGCATACGGAGCGGAAGTCGTCCGGCTCTCCGTAGGTCCGGAACTCTTTTACGTCTTTCTTGCGGTGCTCAAAGAAACCGGGTACTTCAACGCTTCCCTCTACACCCCCTACTCCATCCTCGGAATCGAAACCCTGGGCTATGAGCTCGCCCTGCAGATCCAGACTGGGGAGGGAAGATTTCCCGATGTGGTGGTCGCCACGCATGCGGGGGGCGGGAACGTCACGGGCACGGCCCGAGGGCTCCTGAAAGCGGGTGCGGCGGAGACCCGAGTGGTTGCCGCAAGCGTGGACCTTTCCGGCCTCCATATGGCTTCGGACCGCGATTTCAATCGCAAGTCCTTCACCACCGGCCATACGGGCTTTTCCATTCCCTTTTCCACCTGGCCCGACAGGGCGGACGTGCCGAGAAACGCGGCACGGGCCCTTCGTTACATGGACCGCTTCGTTACAGTGACTCAAGGAGAGGTCTTTTATATCACGCAGGTCCTCGCTGAAATCGAGGGACTGGAACGCGGCCCGGCGGGAAACACCTCGCTCGCCGCCGCATTTGCCATGGCGCGACGGATGGAGCGGGACCAGATCATCGTCGTGCAGGAAACCGAATACACGGGAGCCGGCAAGCATCCATCCGCACAATTGAATCTCGCAAAACAAATGGGCATTGAGGTGGTGCGTGGGGATCCCGGAGCGAGCAAGCCGGGAAAATCCATCGTCATCCCGGAGCATCCCGCTCAAATTGAGGCCGTGGATGTGGACCTGGACCGGCTCAGAAGGTCCTACCTGCGAAATGCCCTTCATTCCCTTGGGGAGAAGCGGTTTCCCACCGAAACCGATGTGCGATTTTTGGCAGCCGATACAAAATCAACTCAGGACTATGTTCGGGAGGTGATTCATGAGCATTACGGAAAGAGCGGATGA
- a CDS encoding ornithine aminomutase subunit alpha — MTERADDFKTRRQHLEKMSDEELHTYFWTLVNQIVQPLVEEAKTHTSPSIERSVLLRMGFSSLEAKSIVNTMLEKGILGHGAGNLILRLARKKGIAVREAGLALMDGKYWEEVAG, encoded by the coding sequence ATTACGGAAAGAGCGGATGACTTCAAAACCCGGCGACAACATTTAGAAAAAATGTCCGATGAGGAACTGCACACGTATTTTTGGACTTTGGTGAATCAGATCGTTCAGCCCCTCGTGGAGGAAGCCAAAACCCATACTTCTCCTTCCATCGAACGGTCGGTGCTCCTGCGGATGGGCTTTTCCAGTCTGGAAGCAAAGTCCATCGTCAATACTATGCTCGAGAAGGGAATTCTCGGCCACGGCGCGGGGAACCTCATCCTTCGGCTCGCACGAAAGAAGGGCATTGCCGTACGGGAGGCTGGGCTTGCATTGATGGACGGAAAATATTGGGAGGAGGTGGCAGGATGA
- the oraE gene encoding D-ornithine 4,5-aminomutase subunit OraE, translated as MKSLVPEKKIDIQEVLEDLDKYRPKRKGWSWRRHIENQEIGPFVFKETSQNLKNSVPLPSARHLGNIDPQCDVVITTEIASGRFEDDIRRMRMAAWHGADHIMVIRTVGQSHFDGLIEGTPEGVGGIPITRKQLRATRKALDAIEEEVGRPINFHSYVSGVAGPEIAVMFAEEGVNGAHQDPQYNVLYRNINMHRSFVDAAEAKTIMAGAGILQIDGAHNANATAKEAWKVMPELFVQHAVNAAFSLAVGMPREFIALSTVPPTAPPAPKMRLDLPYAVALREIFKGFKFRAQQNTRYMEADMAEATITHVLDTLITSMTPTDIQSTITPDEGRNVPWHYNNILGVNTGRQTLMGTDGLMEMVELKREGSLPEKVRELKERAVLFLEEILEAGGYFAAVEEGHFVDSGCFPERKGDGIVRDPHGGVAADSIIKREPDYGAPVCCHFGDNVYAPKDEKPCGSYGGCTLCDPSKIQYIDELDPMDNVHKRLEKPLEEKAAGWVRPEVEWSGDGIVCVTLFIPEEPEVAEAAALKMAEKMGLLNPEVISRRLMHPAEGSLFEVKGRLDYAVKRDELVLQKKEESLPDKEIEAYVRPRDIHVVGATVGQDEHSVGLREILDIKHGGIERYGFQCHYLGTSVSLSRVLDAVEETGARIVLISTIVTHNDIHKTNMKKLHDLAVERGLRNKVLLIAGGTQVTDEMARACGMDAGFGRGAKGRQVATFIVRNLSGVSP; from the coding sequence ATGAAATCCCTGGTCCCGGAAAAGAAAATCGACATCCAGGAAGTGCTCGAGGATTTGGACAAATACCGCCCCAAGCGAAAGGGATGGAGCTGGCGCAGGCATATTGAAAACCAGGAGATCGGCCCCTTCGTCTTCAAGGAAACGTCGCAAAACCTCAAAAATTCCGTGCCGCTTCCTTCAGCCCGGCACCTGGGGAACATAGATCCTCAATGCGATGTGGTGATCACGACGGAAATCGCATCCGGGCGGTTCGAAGACGATATCCGGCGCATGCGCATGGCGGCATGGCACGGAGCGGACCACATCATGGTCATCCGCACCGTGGGCCAGTCGCACTTCGACGGACTCATTGAAGGCACACCGGAGGGAGTGGGTGGAATCCCCATCACGAGAAAGCAGCTTCGAGCAACGCGCAAAGCCCTGGACGCCATCGAGGAGGAGGTGGGGAGGCCCATCAACTTCCATTCCTACGTGAGCGGAGTCGCGGGCCCGGAAATTGCCGTCATGTTTGCTGAAGAAGGTGTAAATGGAGCCCACCAGGACCCCCAGTACAACGTGCTCTACAGAAACATCAACATGCACCGTTCCTTCGTGGATGCCGCCGAAGCCAAAACGATCATGGCCGGAGCGGGAATCCTTCAGATCGACGGGGCGCATAATGCCAATGCCACGGCCAAAGAAGCCTGGAAGGTCATGCCGGAGCTCTTCGTGCAGCACGCCGTCAATGCGGCATTTTCCCTGGCGGTAGGCATGCCGAGGGAATTCATCGCTCTTTCCACGGTCCCTCCCACTGCACCCCCCGCACCCAAAATGCGTCTCGACCTCCCCTATGCCGTGGCGCTCCGGGAGATTTTCAAGGGGTTCAAATTCCGTGCTCAACAGAACACACGGTACATGGAAGCGGACATGGCCGAAGCGACCATCACCCATGTGCTCGACACATTGATTACCAGCATGACTCCCACCGACATTCAGAGCACCATCACCCCGGATGAAGGACGCAACGTGCCCTGGCATTACAACAACATCCTGGGAGTGAATACCGGCCGGCAGACCCTCATGGGAACGGACGGACTCATGGAGATGGTCGAACTGAAAAGGGAGGGCAGCCTGCCTGAAAAGGTTCGGGAATTGAAGGAACGCGCCGTTCTTTTCCTGGAGGAAATCCTTGAAGCGGGAGGTTATTTTGCTGCGGTGGAAGAAGGGCATTTCGTGGATTCGGGTTGTTTTCCCGAAAGAAAGGGAGATGGAATCGTCCGAGATCCCCACGGCGGAGTTGCCGCCGATTCCATCATAAAGCGTGAACCCGATTACGGCGCTCCCGTCTGCTGCCATTTCGGTGACAACGTTTATGCACCAAAGGACGAAAAGCCTTGCGGTTCATACGGGGGATGCACCCTCTGTGATCCCTCCAAGATTCAGTATATCGATGAACTGGACCCAATGGACAATGTACACAAACGCCTTGAAAAACCCCTCGAGGAAAAAGCCGCCGGATGGGTGCGGCCCGAAGTCGAATGGTCCGGGGACGGTATAGTGTGCGTCACCCTTTTTATCCCCGAGGAACCCGAAGTGGCGGAAGCGGCGGCCCTCAAGATGGCGGAAAAAATGGGGCTCTTGAACCCGGAAGTGATCAGCAGGCGGCTCATGCACCCTGCGGAAGGAAGCCTCTTTGAGGTCAAGGGAAGGCTCGATTATGCGGTGAAAAGGGATGAACTGGTCCTTCAGAAAAAAGAGGAAAGCTTACCCGACAAGGAAATCGAGGCCTATGTCCGGCCAAGAGACATCCATGTCGTGGGGGCCACAGTGGGGCAGGATGAACATTCCGTCGGATTGAGAGAGATTCTGGACATCAAGCATGGAGGCATTGAAAGGTACGGCTTCCAATGCCACTACCTGGGAACTTCGGTTTCTCTTTCCCGGGTCCTGGATGCCGTTGAGGAGACGGGCGCACGCATTGTTTTGATCTCCACCATAGTAACTCACAACGACATTCACAAGACCAACATGAAAAAACTCCATGACCTGGCCGTCGAACGGGGCTTGCGGAATAAGGTGCTCCTCATCGCCGGCGGCACCCAGGTGACCGACGAAATGGCCAGGGCCTGCGGCATGGACGCAGGATTCGGAAGGGGCGCCAAGGGGCGCCAGGTGGCCACATTCATTGTCAGAAACCTTAGTGGGGTCAGCCCTTGA
- a CDS encoding REP-associated tyrosine transposase, translating to MARPLRIQHEGAFYHVTSRGNERKRIFFSKADYDRFKTYLEEAREKYAYRLHCYVLMPNHYHLLIETPGGNLSKVMHYINGSYTNYINRRKGRTGHLFQGRYKAILVDKDNYLLELSRYVHLNPVRAGIVERPEAYPYSSYKSFIQKEGEEIVYRDLILAMLASDPALARSKYRAFIESAISEELESPLKDVYGGAILGGENFIRKTLGRLKDETLSKEEVSSRRELQKSMGAEEILKIVSHHLGISIEDLAVQKDDKRDLTIYLLKKYTGLTNRRIGDLFGGLSYSAVAKVYARFPEKAEKDSALGKLLAVFSLAISNVKG from the coding sequence ATGGCGAGACCTTTGCGGATTCAACACGAAGGCGCTTTTTATCACGTCACGAGTCGCGGAAATGAGCGCAAGAGGATCTTTTTTTCCAAGGCGGATTACGATCGGTTCAAAACCTATCTTGAAGAAGCGCGGGAAAAGTACGCATACCGCCTCCACTGCTATGTCCTGATGCCCAATCATTATCATCTGCTCATTGAAACCCCCGGAGGAAATTTGAGCAAGGTGATGCATTACATCAACGGATCCTACACCAACTACATCAACAGGAGAAAAGGCCGGACGGGGCATCTTTTCCAGGGCAGATACAAAGCCATCCTGGTGGATAAGGACAACTACCTCCTGGAATTGAGCCGATATGTCCACCTGAATCCGGTAAGAGCGGGGATAGTCGAAAGACCCGAGGCCTATCCTTACAGCAGTTACAAGTCATTTATTCAAAAAGAGGGGGAAGAGATAGTTTATCGGGATCTTATCCTGGCAATGCTTGCGAGCGACCCGGCTTTGGCCCGGAGTAAATATCGTGCCTTTATAGAGAGCGCTATATCGGAAGAGCTGGAGAGTCCTTTGAAGGATGTCTACGGGGGAGCGATTCTGGGCGGAGAGAATTTTATTCGGAAGACTCTGGGGCGGCTGAAGGATGAAACCCTGAGCAAAGAGGAGGTATCGTCCCGGCGTGAGCTGCAAAAATCGATGGGAGCTGAAGAGATATTGAAAATAGTGTCGCATCATTTGGGGATCTCCATCGAAGATCTGGCAGTGCAGAAGGATGACAAGAGGGACCTGACGATTTATTTACTCAAAAAGTATACGGGGCTGACCAACCGCCGGATCGGAGATTTGTTTGGCGGTTTGAGCTATTCCGCAGTTGCGAAGGTGTATGCGAGGTTCCCGGAAAAGGCCGAGAAAGATAGCGCACTTGGCAAATTGCTGGCTGTGTTCTCCCTTGCAATTTCCAATGTCAAGGGCTGA
- a CDS encoding ATP-binding protein, whose amino-acid sequence MISGLPIWPVWAVDLFGSSVMIIFAFLSLRYAFKISRKDPENLIWSYLVVLALVFSAFSIGRGAGHIAKIVLISMGKQSAWEKIAPISGAINTATFMFIASITFYYHKVEKTFYVVQNYAKKITEAYDKLEKAYQEIKEDQEKIIRLERRATAARMASLLAHETRNPILSIGGFVKILQRKFACDFELGPKLEIILAETEKLEQLVAGILKAGHEMATELQETNPDLIFEALLESVQGKARLAQVRVLTEKEPVKAQLIVDKDSIVMALKEVFVNAIEASPQHGEVSLRMFQEGDCVVFTIQDHGQGIAAEIQNKIFEPLFSTKKLASGLGLSYAKEMIETHEGRITFETKEGEGTTFFISLPLSGVSP is encoded by the coding sequence ATGATCAGTGGATTGCCGATTTGGCCTGTCTGGGCCGTGGATCTGTTCGGCTCGAGCGTAATGATCATTTTTGCTTTCCTGTCGCTGCGCTATGCTTTCAAAATATCGAGGAAGGACCCGGAGAATCTGATCTGGTCCTACCTGGTCGTCCTGGCATTGGTCTTTTCCGCTTTTTCCATAGGCAGAGGCGCGGGACATATCGCCAAGATCGTTCTTATCTCCATGGGAAAACAATCTGCATGGGAAAAAATCGCGCCCATTAGCGGGGCAATCAATACAGCCACCTTTATGTTTATCGCCTCCATTACCTTTTATTACCACAAGGTCGAGAAAACGTTTTATGTCGTTCAGAACTACGCAAAAAAAATCACTGAAGCCTATGACAAACTGGAAAAAGCCTACCAGGAAATCAAGGAGGACCAGGAAAAGATTATCCGCTTGGAAAGGCGCGCCACAGCCGCCCGCATGGCCTCCCTCCTGGCTCACGAGACGAGAAACCCCATACTCTCCATAGGCGGGTTTGTCAAAATCCTGCAGCGTAAATTTGCCTGTGACTTCGAACTGGGTCCGAAACTGGAAATCATCCTGGCGGAAACAGAAAAGCTGGAGCAGCTGGTGGCGGGGATCCTCAAGGCGGGTCATGAGATGGCTACCGAACTGCAAGAGACAAATCCCGATCTGATCTTTGAAGCATTGTTAGAGTCGGTCCAAGGTAAAGCCCGACTTGCGCAGGTGAGGGTGCTGACAGAGAAAGAGCCGGTCAAAGCACAGCTGATCGTTGACAAGGATTCGATCGTCATGGCGCTCAAGGAGGTTTTTGTAAATGCCATTGAAGCCTCTCCACAGCATGGCGAAGTTTCACTGCGGATGTTTCAGGAAGGAGACTGCGTCGTATTCACTATCCAGGATCACGGTCAGGGAATTGCAGCGGAGATACAAAACAAGATATTCGAACCGCTTTTCAGCACCAAGAAGCTGGCATCCGGGCTCGGTTTGTCATACGCCAAAGAAATGATTGAAACTCATGAAGGGCGCATCACGTTTGAAACCAAAGAGGGAGAGGGGACAACCTTTTTCATCTCTCTTCCCCTTTCAGGGGTCAGCCCTTGA
- a CDS encoding alanine racemase — translation MYGPYITIDLEKIEHNARTITRLCRAHGIEVTGVTKVTCGMPQVAKAMLRGGVSSIGESRMKNIHRLKANGVNTSFMLLRIPPLSGADDIVASADISLNSELPVISALSDAACRRGLVHKIIIMVDLGDLREGVWPDDLLPFVRDAVGLPGIRIVGLGTNLSCYGGVIPTAENMNRLVEYACMIEKSFSIDLQYISGGNSSALNLIASGKMPKRINHVRIGEGILLGRETINRTAWPGTFQDAFMLHAEVIELKEKPSMPIGPTSEDAFGGKPVFEDKGEMIRAILNIGREDVDIEGIKPVDLGLSILGASSDHLILDVTRAQKAVHLGEDLAFSMNYGALLAAMTSQYVEKRPLRGLEMERLRAGVMILCIRGANGKAPFTVFDIERLEKGLKVLGYSNVIKKNISSPSGGETQSHERHSPSAENRQILEMAPAVADGVVEALAQDCIPLVLANDPGHCLGVYQGLARFLPSCGTIILSAHGGFMPPRTDVPLRHSALGSALGFDVGTTAALAGIQPCLQPEQVVLIGLREVEDEEAQRIIHSGITVYTMEEIDALGIREVADRALHTAGMGTAGIHLNLNMDVLDPGVAPAVLQPAKGGLSYREGHLVMEMIARSELLRSLAVVGFSQERDKNGSTERTAVEYILSLFGKKILGTV, via the coding sequence ATGTACGGACCCTACATCACCATCGATCTTGAAAAAATTGAACACAATGCCCGTACAATAACCCGGCTCTGCAGGGCACACGGCATTGAAGTCACCGGTGTCACCAAGGTGACCTGCGGCATGCCCCAGGTGGCCAAAGCCATGCTTCGCGGCGGCGTCTCTTCCATCGGCGAATCCAGAATGAAGAATATTCACCGCCTGAAAGCCAATGGAGTCAACACTTCCTTCATGCTTCTCAGGATCCCACCCCTTTCAGGGGCTGACGATATCGTAGCCTCGGCAGATATCAGTCTGAATTCAGAACTCCCAGTGATCTCGGCACTTTCGGATGCCGCATGCCGCAGAGGGCTGGTTCATAAGATCATCATCATGGTCGATCTTGGCGACCTTCGCGAGGGAGTGTGGCCGGACGATCTTCTCCCGTTTGTCCGTGACGCAGTGGGCCTTCCCGGAATCCGCATCGTGGGTCTCGGAACGAATCTCAGTTGTTACGGAGGTGTAATTCCCACGGCAGAAAACATGAACCGGCTGGTCGAATACGCCTGCATGATCGAAAAGAGTTTCAGCATCGATCTGCAGTATATTTCAGGTGGGAATTCGAGCGCACTCAACCTCATTGCTTCGGGTAAGATGCCCAAGCGGATCAATCACGTGCGTATCGGCGAAGGGATTCTCCTTGGCCGCGAAACCATAAACCGGACCGCCTGGCCCGGCACCTTTCAGGATGCGTTTATGCTCCATGCGGAAGTGATCGAGTTGAAAGAAAAGCCATCCATGCCCATCGGGCCGACAAGCGAGGACGCATTCGGAGGTAAACCCGTTTTTGAAGATAAGGGTGAGATGATCCGGGCCATATTGAACATCGGGCGGGAAGATGTCGACATCGAAGGCATCAAGCCGGTGGATCTAGGACTTTCCATCCTCGGCGCATCCAGCGACCACCTCATCTTGGACGTCACACGGGCACAAAAAGCCGTTCATCTGGGGGAGGACCTGGCCTTTTCCATGAACTACGGGGCACTTTTGGCTGCCATGACTTCCCAGTATGTGGAAAAACGCCCTCTGAGAGGTCTCGAAATGGAACGACTTCGTGCCGGGGTGATGATTTTGTGTATCAGGGGAGCCAACGGTAAAGCCCCCTTCACGGTATTTGATATTGAAAGACTTGAGAAGGGCTTGAAAGTTCTGGGATATTCGAATGTCATAAAAAAGAACATCTCCTCTCCCTCGGGAGGAGAAACGCAGAGCCATGAAAGGCATTCCCCTTCCGCGGAAAACCGGCAGATCCTTGAAATGGCACCGGCAGTGGCTGATGGGGTGGTCGAAGCTCTTGCGCAAGATTGCATTCCCCTGGTTCTGGCAAATGATCCCGGGCATTGCCTTGGTGTCTACCAGGGATTGGCCCGATTTCTGCCGTCCTGCGGCACGATCATTCTCAGCGCTCACGGCGGCTTCATGCCCCCCCGTACCGATGTGCCCCTTCGGCACTCGGCACTTGGATCAGCTCTTGGCTTCGACGTGGGCACAACTGCGGCGCTTGCAGGCATTCAACCCTGCCTCCAACCGGAACAGGTCGTTTTGATCGGCCTGCGGGAAGTAGAGGACGAGGAAGCTCAACGGATCATCCACTCAGGCATAACCGTCTACACCATGGAAGAGATCGATGCCCTTGGGATACGCGAGGTCGCGGATCGTGCTCTGCATACTGCGGGAATGGGCACCGCGGGCATTCATTTGAACCTGAACATGGATGTTTTAGATCCCGGCGTGGCACCCGCAGTCCTTCAGCCTGCCAAAGGCGGCCTCTCCTACCGGGAGGGGCACCTCGTGATGGAAATGATCGCCCGGTCGGAACTTCTTCGATCCTTGGCGGTGGTAGGTTTCTCTCAGGAGAGGGACAAAAATGGCTCCACAGAGCGAACCGCAGTGGAGTATATTCTTTCCTTGTTTGGAAAGAAGATTCTTGGAACAGTGTAA
- the alr gene encoding alanine racemase has product MDHHRSSHLTQAFIHLDHLTHNMNLLQSLVGDRPLWPAIKANAYGHGAEIVGRHLMDMGYETLCVAHVSEAIDLKEAGLNATFIVLSATLPENSEYLVAYGCEPVVCTLEMVEGIARVASRTGKKVAVHLKVDTGMGRVGIRPDQVVEFLDRCRDYPEVTVKGIMSHFPMADEEDKSFAVRQIDLFRQVKEASRGYGISVYHFANSAAIFDLPDAYFDAARPGISIYGLKPSLSMLNPRVKELKPVLEWKSRITFLKEVPAGTGLSYGHTFHTQTPSLIATIPLGYGDGMSRLLSNKLQFLIHGIRCPQVGRICMDQCLVDVTALRGRVEPGNEAVIVGKQGNDEITVDDLAQTLGTINYEIVTNIAKRVPRIPLKA; this is encoded by the coding sequence TTGGATCATCATCGGTCGAGTCATCTGACTCAGGCATTCATCCACCTCGATCATCTCACCCACAACATGAATCTGCTTCAAAGCCTGGTAGGCGACCGCCCCCTCTGGCCGGCCATCAAAGCCAATGCGTACGGCCATGGCGCAGAAATCGTCGGCCGCCATCTCATGGACATGGGATATGAAACCCTGTGCGTCGCTCATGTTTCGGAAGCCATCGATCTGAAGGAAGCGGGGCTGAACGCAACGTTCATCGTACTCTCAGCCACTTTACCGGAAAACAGTGAGTACCTGGTGGCCTACGGATGCGAACCCGTCGTCTGCACTCTTGAAATGGTGGAAGGGATCGCAAGGGTCGCTTCCAGAACGGGGAAAAAGGTTGCAGTACATCTCAAGGTGGATACCGGCATGGGCCGCGTGGGGATTCGCCCGGATCAGGTCGTTGAGTTTCTCGATCGTTGCCGTGACTACCCCGAGGTCACTGTAAAGGGCATCATGAGTCATTTCCCCATGGCCGACGAAGAGGACAAATCCTTTGCCGTACGCCAGATCGACCTGTTTCGGCAGGTGAAAGAAGCATCCAGAGGATACGGAATCAGCGTGTATCATTTCGCCAACAGTGCGGCTATCTTCGATCTGCCGGATGCTTACTTCGATGCCGCACGCCCGGGGATATCCATCTATGGTCTGAAACCGTCTCTTTCCATGTTGAACCCACGGGTAAAGGAACTCAAACCGGTCCTCGAATGGAAAAGCCGCATCACTTTTCTGAAGGAGGTACCCGCTGGAACGGGGCTGAGCTACGGGCACACCTTTCATACTCAAACTCCGTCTCTGATCGCGACCATCCCTCTGGGTTACGGAGATGGAATGAGCCGGCTGCTCTCCAATAAACTGCAATTCTTGATTCATGGGATCCGATGCCCACAGGTGGGGAGGATTTGTATGGATCAATGCCTGGTGGATGTGACCGCGCTCCGCGGCAGGGTGGAACCGGGAAATGAAGCCGTCATCGTGGGAAAACAGGGCAACGATGAAATCACGGTGGATGATCTTGCCCAAACTCTTGGCACCATCAATTATGAAATTGTGACCAACATCGCGAAACGCGTGCCTCGAATCCCCTTGAAGGCTTAG
- a CDS encoding PqiC family protein encodes MMNRKRCLLLALLMLSLALTACRSPQTCFYTLTSVVDPGVNIQAHSPLTIGIGPVSIAGYTDRPEIVIRESPYVVRLRDFRQWAEPLANGLPAVLLQNIANLMPGDRVDAFPQATPSPLDYRVQVDFTRFDVSKSGQATLAARWQIFDGKTGQLAFSRTSTVSEQAADTSADAAVAALSRTVGKLAVEIAEQVAMLAATSTS; translated from the coding sequence ATGATGAACCGAAAGAGATGCCTCTTGCTTGCACTGTTGATGCTGTCACTCGCTTTGACCGCCTGCAGAAGCCCGCAGACCTGTTTTTATACGCTTACAAGCGTCGTTGATCCAGGCGTGAATATACAGGCACATTCCCCTCTGACGATCGGAATCGGACCGGTCAGCATCGCAGGCTATACCGACCGGCCGGAGATCGTTATCCGTGAGAGTCCCTATGTTGTTCGTCTGCGGGACTTTCGGCAATGGGCTGAACCGCTTGCCAATGGGCTGCCGGCCGTTTTGCTTCAAAATATTGCGAATCTTATGCCCGGCGACCGCGTCGATGCCTTTCCTCAGGCAACGCCGTCACCGCTCGATTACCGTGTCCAGGTCGATTTTACCCGCTTTGATGTCAGCAAAAGCGGGCAGGCAACGCTCGCTGCCCGTTGGCAGATCTTTGACGGCAAAACCGGGCAACTGGCATTTTCACGCACATCCACGGTCAGCGAGCAGGCGGCCGATACCAGTGCGGACGCCGCTGTTGCTGCGCTCAGCCGGACAGTGGGGAAGCTGGCCGTAGAGATCGCAGAGCAAGTTGCGATGCTCGCCGCCACTTCCACCTCCTGA